In Streptomyces sp. RFCAC02, the following proteins share a genomic window:
- a CDS encoding ATP-binding protein, with the protein METPRLEEVRLASFKSFTGQCLPLNDLTVLIGRNGSGKSNALDGLMVLSRLASGEPVRDALDGPQSGGEEPVRGGAEGCAPLGRETFRLGCRVRSGEAVFALDVEIEVRPEVRVLKEELTAVEGVRYANRRLIERSLLASEPMEPHRSDLKVRYFNGRRGVDPSVPFTTDRLLTSQVPVRLPATTEATRLVHRAAQDVLAALRAVFPLDPVPHLMRQYVNARDTELRRSADNLSAAVESLHRTDPPAFRRLTDLVAGMPEYPVRGISSVDTRLGDVQLVLRESGYHGAEHDVPARLLSDGMLRFLAFGTALLTAPVADGGDDPARAQRHLVIEEIENGLYPTQAARVLDLMKEESQRRRIDVLLTTHSPALLNSLDAQDHPGVVVCSRAPHSGESMLTRLTELPGYVELLAAGDLGDVVSKDRLPDAVRPPDTGVSGVEDFLRSL; encoded by the coding sequence GTGGAGACTCCCCGTCTGGAGGAGGTGCGCCTGGCCTCGTTCAAGAGCTTCACCGGCCAGTGCCTGCCGCTCAACGACCTCACGGTGCTGATCGGCCGCAACGGCAGCGGCAAGTCGAACGCCTTGGACGGGCTGATGGTGCTGTCGCGCCTCGCCTCGGGCGAGCCGGTGCGGGACGCGCTGGACGGGCCGCAGAGCGGAGGCGAGGAACCGGTCCGGGGCGGCGCCGAGGGCTGCGCACCCCTCGGCCGGGAGACGTTCCGGCTGGGCTGCCGGGTGCGGTCAGGGGAAGCGGTGTTCGCTCTGGACGTGGAGATCGAGGTCCGGCCCGAGGTCCGCGTCCTGAAGGAGGAGCTGACCGCCGTCGAGGGCGTGCGCTACGCGAACCGTCGGCTCATTGAGCGGTCGCTGCTCGCCAGTGAACCCATGGAACCCCATCGAAGTGATCTCAAGGTCCGCTACTTCAACGGACGGCGAGGCGTCGATCCGAGTGTTCCCTTCACCACCGACCGCCTGCTGACGAGCCAGGTACCAGTACGTCTGCCCGCGACGACGGAAGCGACCAGGCTGGTGCACCGCGCCGCGCAGGACGTCCTCGCGGCGCTGCGGGCGGTCTTCCCGCTCGACCCCGTACCGCATCTCATGCGGCAGTACGTCAATGCCCGGGACACCGAGCTGCGGCGAAGCGCCGACAATCTGAGCGCGGCCGTGGAGAGCCTCCACCGGACCGACCCCCCGGCGTTCAGGCGGCTGACGGACCTGGTGGCGGGCATGCCGGAGTACCCGGTCCGCGGTATCAGCAGCGTCGACACGAGGCTCGGTGACGTTCAGCTCGTGCTGCGCGAGTCCGGCTATCACGGTGCGGAACACGACGTCCCGGCCCGCCTCCTCAGCGATGGCATGCTGCGCTTTCTCGCCTTCGGCACAGCGCTGCTCACCGCCCCGGTCGCCGACGGCGGCGACGACCCGGCGCGGGCACAGCGTCACCTGGTGATCGAGGAGATCGAGAACGGCCTCTATCCCACACAGGCCGCGCGGGTGCTGGACCTGATGAAGGAGGAGTCGCAGCGGCGGCGCATCGACGTGCTGCTCACGACCCACAGTCCCGCGCTGCTCAATTCCCTCGACGCGCAGGACCACCCGGGCGTCGTGGTGTGCAGCAGGGCGCCGCACTCGGGGGAGAGCATGCTGACCCGCCTGACCGAGCTGCCCGGATATGTCGAGCTGCTCGCAGCCGGTGATCTGGGCGACGTGGTCTCCAAGGACCGCCTGCCCGACGCCGTCCGCCCACCCGACACGGGCGTGAGCGGCGTCGAGGACTTCTTGAGGAGCCTGTGA
- a CDS encoding ABC transporter ATP-binding protein: MPAPSSSAVELRGITKRFPGVVANHDIDLTVRRGTVHALVGENGAGKSTLMKILYGMQRPDEGTIGVDGEQVVLRSPADAIARGIGMVHQHFMLADNLTVLENVVLGAEKSHGIGARARRRIAEISDAYGLGVRPDVLVEDIGVADRQRVEILKVLYRGARTLILDEPTAVLVPQEVDALFGNLRRLTDEGLTVLFISHKLGEVLSVADDITVIRRGTTVATVDPRETDPRALAELMVGSELPTPGTRESTVTDEPVLTVSDLSLTGEDSDGVRRAVLTGIDLVIHRGEVLGIAGVEGNGQAELVEAVMGMRAPDTGTIVLDGDDITRAPTRERRVGGIGYIPEDRHRHGLLLDAPLWENRMLGHVTQPPSSRGPWLTARDARADTRRIVEEYDVRTPGIEVTAGSLSGGNQQKLIVGREMSHHPKVLIAAHPTRGVDVGAQAQIWDEIRRARREGMGVLLISADLDELIGLSDSLRVMYRGRLVADADPAAITPEELGTAMTGAASGHLEHERPAAAGGEEDDR; this comes from the coding sequence ATTCCAGCTCCCAGCAGCAGCGCGGTCGAACTGCGCGGCATCACCAAACGCTTCCCCGGCGTCGTCGCCAACCACGACATCGACCTCACGGTCAGGCGCGGCACCGTCCACGCCCTCGTCGGCGAGAACGGCGCGGGCAAGTCCACCCTGATGAAGATCCTCTACGGCATGCAGCGGCCGGACGAGGGCACCATCGGCGTCGACGGCGAGCAGGTGGTCCTCCGCAGCCCCGCCGACGCCATCGCGCGCGGCATCGGCATGGTGCACCAGCACTTCATGCTGGCCGACAACCTCACCGTGCTGGAGAACGTCGTCCTCGGCGCCGAGAAGAGCCACGGCATCGGCGCCCGCGCCCGCCGCCGCATCGCCGAGATATCCGACGCCTACGGCCTGGGCGTCCGCCCCGACGTCCTCGTGGAGGACATCGGCGTCGCCGACCGGCAGCGCGTGGAGATCCTCAAGGTCCTCTACCGGGGCGCCCGTACGCTGATCCTGGACGAGCCGACCGCCGTCCTCGTCCCGCAGGAGGTCGACGCCCTCTTCGGCAACCTCCGCCGGCTCACCGACGAGGGCCTCACCGTCCTGTTCATCTCGCACAAGCTGGGCGAGGTCCTGTCGGTCGCGGACGACATCACCGTCATCCGGCGCGGCACGACCGTCGCCACCGTCGACCCGCGCGAGACGGACCCCCGCGCCCTCGCCGAACTCATGGTCGGCAGCGAACTCCCCACCCCGGGCACCCGCGAGTCGACCGTCACCGACGAGCCGGTCCTCACCGTCTCGGACCTCTCCCTCACCGGTGAGGACTCCGACGGCGTGCGCCGCGCCGTCCTCACCGGCATCGACCTCGTGATCCACCGCGGCGAAGTCCTCGGCATCGCCGGCGTCGAGGGCAACGGGCAGGCCGAACTGGTCGAGGCCGTCATGGGCATGCGCGCCCCCGACACCGGGACGATCGTCCTCGACGGCGACGACATCACCCGCGCCCCGACCCGGGAGCGCCGCGTCGGCGGCATCGGCTACATCCCCGAGGACCGCCACCGCCACGGCCTCCTCCTCGACGCCCCGCTGTGGGAGAACCGCATGCTGGGGCACGTCACGCAGCCGCCGAGCAGCCGCGGCCCGTGGCTCACCGCGCGCGACGCCCGCGCCGACACCCGCCGCATCGTCGAGGAGTACGACGTGCGGACGCCCGGCATCGAGGTGACCGCGGGCTCCCTGTCCGGCGGCAACCAGCAGAAGCTGATCGTCGGCCGCGAGATGAGCCACCACCCCAAGGTCCTGATCGCCGCGCACCCGACGCGCGGCGTGGACGTGGGGGCGCAGGCGCAGATCTGGGACGAGATCCGGCGCGCCCGCCGCGAGGGCATGGGCGTGCTGCTGATCTCGGCCGACCTGGACGAGCTGATCGGCCTGTCCGACAGCCTGCGGGTGATGTACCGGGGCCGGCTGGTCGCGGACGCCGACCCGGCGGCCATCACCCCGGAGGAGCTGGGGACGGCCATGACCGGTGCCGCCTCCGGGCACCTGGAACACGAACGACCC